The stretch of DNA CCTATTCATTTGTAAAAGATTACTaatatccaaattgaataaaattgtGTCTTCCGAGttcggcaaattatgctgtggacccaaggtggacctgggtccaaaactacgtcgttttttttttagtaaacatattgctaaatatagagttgtccaaaaatgtgtgaatgtagcggtttcaaagtgtgaatgtagagtataggaatcgtgaatgtacagttatgattgtgtgaatgtagagttgcccaaaaatgtgtgaatgtgaaggtttcaaattgtgaatatagagtatagaaatcgtgaatatagagttatgcatgtgtgaatctgtaatagagttaaaaagttctagcaacttgtagccctgtaatgtgtaaatgtaaagttttcaagttgtgaatatggagtatagaacctgtgaatatagagttttgaatgtgtgaatgcataacagtggtaatatagttactaaacatataatctcgtaatgtgtgaatgtggagtttacaaagtgtgaatgtggagtatcatataatcatgtaatgtgtgaatgtagagtttacaaagtgtgaatgtagagtatagtgtatgtgaatgtggagtttacaaagtgtgaatgtagagtatagtgtatgtgaatgtagacccaggtccaccttgcaaggtggacatgggtccacTGCACAACAATTGTCCTAGTTCCTACTGGCTATAGCGTTTGGCGCAGTGGAAAAAGTTTGTTTTGACAGTTGGTATCAGAACATCCATAATCTTGTGCTTTAGAGTATAGCTCAACTGGTCAataaatccaaaataaattcataacatttGCTTACACTTGTATAAGGCACATCCCGTAATTTACGACATCCACCAATCATAACTAAGCCttatacaagttttttttttttttgaaaatcaaaaacACCACTAATATATTAAGTAATTGGGAAAAAGTGTTGAATACAAGTAAGAATAGTAATATGCCTAACTAAGGAACCAGCCTGTGAATCTGTTGCAGGCCTGTACAAAAGTTCCTCTCCAAAATTGTGTTAGAATTAGTGACgaaaaaattccgtcgctatattTTGCGACGGAATATTTTGCGACGGAATAAATCCGTCGCAAACTATAGTGATCCCTCTATTACACAATCAGCATAAGAATAGTCCAGGGAAGGAGTATTTAATAGGCGACAAACTTTGAGGCAATCCGACTCAATCTTTACTTGTTGCCAACCTAGCTTATACAAGTATTTATTAAGCGATGTCCCGCAATTTACTCATCCACCAATTTCAGCTAATTTTTGTTacgttatttaaattttattagaatTCAAACTTGGTGTTTGATAAGGTGATATACGATATCACGGTGGTGGCGGCCGACGGCGGCCAGAAGAAGGTGTACGAAGCAAAGGTGGCGGTGAATGAATCTCAGAACATAAAGGAGCTTAAAGAATTCAAGCTTGTTGGCAATGAAGCCTCCAAGCCTGCAGCTGGTGGCATCTCTAGTGTCAGTCTCTAAATTAATTACCAAATGGTTTCTAGTCGAGTCTCAATCAGATCCCATTCGGGACAACTTTTCTAAGAACGGTTCCGtaatagtttaattatatatatgcatggatTGCCTAAGTACTGTATGCATGCTTGTACGTGGAGAATAAAGTATGTGATTGCCTTCAAAGTTCATCTGAATTTGTTGgcatttaatttgtaaggggtgtGAATAAAACCTAGTCTTGTCCTATGTTTAATGACAAGGAAAATTTGCAGTTACTTTTAAAGGGTATACACTGATAACCCCGTTCTTGTTCAATAACGGGCAACTCTAGTTTTATACTATGTTTTTATAAATGTGGTTAGAAGGCAttctttaaaattacaaatctaaattaaaatcaacagcatccaaaaaaaaaatcaacttttaTATCATATATCTATCACAActacaaaatttcatattttcaacCACCTAAAAATATAggagaaattttaattttcaactttttccgaccacttttgaTTGGTGTCAAGAAATAAACAATCTtagtattaaataataataataattctttcaaaaaataataataataataataataataataataataataataataataataataataatatctgaTAAACTCCTAGTcaattgttataaattttagtatttaaaaaaaaatggtttcgATTGATCTCCAAATGTTTATAGTTGATATTAATTGTAGATTGCTTTCAATTTTATATATCCCCACGTGTACATATTAAAGATTAGAATGTGTCACAAAGAAACACAAATTCATCACGCAAATTCATCGCGATGATAAAGACTTGCCATGTTATACGTCTATAATGGTTCAAGCTAGAAGACgaagaaataataataagtctAATCAATACcagacaaattatatcatggacaaaGGTTAAAATCACGAATgcataactttatttatttatacttaattacATAACAATTAGTGTCATGTTTCATTAGAATAATACTGGACTTGATTCTTCGAGTAGTTGTCGCTCAGCTGAGCATAGTGAGATGAGAGAGAAACTAATCATGTTTATAAAGGAATAACTAGTTAAAACCATCCGATCCACTGCAATTTACATTATTCTTAAAGTGGATATAActcttaataaattaaaattaagtatAAAAGTCGTCATCTTAGGGGCAACTTTAGCTAAATTAGTCTGGTTGTTGACTTGTTAAGTACAAATATGAACAACGTAACCTAGATTGTTTTATCTTATTATGATCTtttctcaactaaaaattacaGCGACCGAATTTATCTGCATGTCCTCAGATCAAAtaataagtatatatttttctcGTCGcttaaaaacaaaagtaaatgtATGTGGTCATTctatacttaaaaaaataataatattattattaatagcaTTGCATCGAGGATGTATCAATGTGTGTAGTGTGTGAAAAGGACAATAATAGTTGGCCCATTGAAATTTTCATTGATAGTGATGGATGTCAAAACACCAATTTATGACacttattcatttttttaattttgatatgtaaaaattgataaattatcTTCGTTTTGTATCTTCAAAAAGAATTTAGAAAGAAGGAGAACTCAAACTCTTAGCTTATTAGTTCAATATGTTGGTTCCAAAATCTTCTAAAATTgacttattatattattctttcTTTCACTTTTGCCCTTTATTACTTGTATCTTTAAAAATTCACATCATAACAAGTTACAAAACGGGTGACCAAGTGGGTGGAAGACTAGTACCTAAAGGTTACGAGTTTGATTCTCACGTCAAGTaatgaattttttgttttttgtttttgcataTAGTTCAATATATCACTACTACGACTATGAAGGGCGTAGCTCAGGCCTCTTTAACATGACGCACATATACAAAAGTTGATCATCTAATAATACAATTACATTAACAGTTTGATTATCAACTATTATCaactatatatgaattattaaaaaatcattttattacCCCTCTACTTACACTCATTAACTTATTTTTAGAAGATTTTTCAAACTTGAATTTATCTTTAACCTAACCTTCTAGAATTATAGTTATAGGGGTAGGTGCAACGAATCCTAAGAAACAAACCACTGCCTCATATTTCAGAAACAATTAATCCATTACCAAACAAGCTAAGGATATGATAACGACCACTCGTGCAAAAATTTTACACATGTTCCTTATTGGCGAAATGGTTGTTTTTTGTCGTGTGGAGGGATATTTCTTCCCTAAAATGAGTGGTTGAAgtgttgcaattaacatatatataacctGATCTTatcttaaaaaattttgtttggGTGGTAAAAGTTTTGAGGTCGAAATTATTATGTGCGAGTTCTATTGTCATCATAAATTAAGTTGATTGTTGAGGgatttaatcaataaataataacaaataaataagacAACACAAGGAAAGGACAAAAAAGAAGTGATATTTGCGATCAATTTCTTGAGTATTACAGAGATTATGTGTTAAGACAAAGTGTTTCCGCTGGACAATAAATTAACTTTGTATACAAGAAGTGTTTTATCAGCGTCGTCTTGAATAATGAACCCATTGAACTGCGCAATTCAAGTGGCCTCCGAGTAAAGTGGACGCTTGTAACGGCTATGAGTTGACTTTGTGTCCCCTAGACGCATCTTCTGAGCTTAAGCACTACTAACCTCAAAGTTAGCCCTTAACCCCGTTCTTGATTCAAGTCTATGTTGCCTTTCTCAGGCTTGAACACTTCGATATCAGGATATATATGACCTAATATATCCCTCAGTTATATTTCTaccctataaaaaaaataaataaataaataaaaacctctAATCTATGCCATACCAAATCAATAAATGAACTTAGGCAAGATTAGGGGTTAGTTTTGAAATGGAATTAGGCAAGATTTGGTACCTGGGTAACTGCATTGGTGTGGCGTAACCACcatgttttattattgttatttttttattttaatattatccaAATAGCATTTTTCTTTGCATAGGGTGAAGGAATCTCTCTATAAATAAGCCCTCCACACATCCTATTTCTTCATTCCAAACCAAGAGTGCAATACAAacaacacacacaaacacatctACTTGTTGCCTAAACTTCAATTCGCTAAAGACTTAGTCGAGTCCAACAATGGCTTTGGGAGGCGTTACCGAGGCCAAGGGGTGGGAGAACAACCTCGAAATTGAGGAGCTTGCTCGTTTCGCTGTCACCGAAAATAACAAGAAAGCGGTTTGTATTCTCTCTTAGCTCAATCATATCGGTCTTCGTTTTACTTGCAGAAACTCTTACTTAATTATGACAGATTCTACGATGTCATGGGTTTTCAATACCAATACAAATACTAGTTGCCAACACTATTAGTTTAAacagttttcttttttctaattgAGAACGATATTATAGAAACTTTTCATTGACCATAGGGAAAATAGTGTGTTTTGCTATTGCATTTATTcaaaatagtaattttagtatcttAATTGTTGATGTGAGCACTATTATTGACcctctaatttttcataaggTAGTCACTTTCCTTCCGTCACAAGTGGTGATGGTTAAAACATAACTCATCGCCTTCGCATTGCAAGAATGGAGCCTGTAATATAGGGACAAAAATGTAATGAACCGCTCTAAGCCATTAAACCCTCCATCAccggatgaaaaaaaaaaaaatcaatataatatagTCAAAACCACTAAAAGATTAATAATACTTGCATCAACATCTAagtattttctcttaaatatatattttgatttatttttatttttttttgaatactattgattCTGTTAAAATGTAGTATCTGATCAtacatactttttcaacctactgaagcacaacgagccaacgttgaacctgtgacctctcacttggagggtcacagctatgccgcttgaccacaagttTATAGGAAAGCCGACATCTCTAGATGAAATTGGCCTTGTGACCTTAACGACAAAAGAACACAATGAGGTAAAATAGGGCCAATAGGAGCTAGGGCACTTTCACACAGCGCCAAGTAGTTTGAAGCTCGATGGCACCTAAACTCTTCCAAATAGGAGGTTACTCGGTAGGGACAGTATGTATGGATAGATACTAAATTGTAATAGACTCTGTATActcagaaaaataaaaacaaaaattataattaccaaaccAACAATCCGAACCACTCAAATTACCAAAGTTTTGATACTTTTCAACCTATTTTTGGCTTGTGATTGCAGAACTCGGAGTTGGTGTTTGAGAAGGTGCTGAACGTGAAAACTCAGGTGGTGGCCGGAACCATCTACGACATAACACTGGTGGCGAGCGACGGCGGTGAGAAGAAAGTGTACGAGGCCAAGATTTGGGTGAAGCCATGGGAGAACTTCAAGGAGCTTCAAGAATTCAAGCTCGTTGCTGATGTTCCTGCAGAGGCCCCAGTGAAAGCTGATTCTAAGCCTGCTGGTGGCATCTCTAGTGTCAGTGTTTAAACTAAGTTATTATTCTCCATTATAACATGGATTTGGATTATATTATTGTCTAAGTACTCTTATGCttgtaaacaataaaaattgatGTTATATGACACcatataacattttaatttataagttATCGAACAATTAAGGCTACCATTTACTTTACTTCTTCAGTTTTGCAACATATTTTATAAGAGGATGCAATGTCGGATTAATGTAAGGTGGGGGTAACCCTAGTTTCTTAGTTGTCtactttcttagtttgaaccGATCAGCTATGGGCTACTAAGTTGATTTATCTTGTGCTGGTTTACCTTCTTATGGTCATTTGTCGGCTAAGGTCACAAGACGAGTTTCACCCAAAGCGCATCTTCAGGTAGCAACATACGCTAGTTTACCTCCTTACGATTATTTGTCAATAACAATAAGGATCATAAGACGGGTTTCACTCGGATTGTACATTCGAATAACAATTGCAAACTTTATTGTAAATGAAAGGATTAATGTAAGATAGACTGTGAAATGAACATGAGTACATCCTTTTCAAAGGGCCTAGATGGTCTAAAACAAGCTATTTTGATATTCTTGAGGTTGCTTTCATCTTCATGTGTACCTAGTATCTTGTGGGCTATCTAAAGTTGACATCAAGGAATTGAAGACTAAATTGAATACCTGAGCTTAATTCTGTGTGCTGTTCAAAACCAAAACTGTGCATTGGACCTTTAAGGTCAAACTTCTTGGTCTTGTCTTGTCTTGAAAAACACTCATCTTTGACATTTTACAATTTGTTCAAAGCCTCAAATACTCCGGTAAAAACAGCCTATTAGCCTTCTTAATTTAAATTAagaatcttttttatttaaactaaTCGGTTATAAACAATctaagctagtttatcccctgTAGTCAGTCCTTTGTCAGTTAaaataacaatacaaaattCAACCAGAACGCACCTTTTGAGTAGGTGGTACGAACTTTTTCCTAAATCAAAAGATTTATAAAACATGTGCAGAGCATATATAGGAGACAAAGAAATTggcaataataaagaaaattataaaacattGGGGCATACTGCTGAGGATGCTTTTTAGTTGAATTAATTTGTTAGAGAACAAAATCGTTTCATAAATACAGACCTATGTGGACTAACACAGTAACATCTAACATTGTCCTAATTGAATCTAGAGTTCCTCCTAAGTTCTTTTCTGGTCTAGAGTCCCTCCTAATCTCCTATGTTCTTTCTACTTGTTCTCTGATTCCTATAATCCTGCCTCAATGTGCCATTGTTCAACCTAGTTGTCTGCCATGTCAGGATGTCAGTAACAGCAGCCGAGTTACAATCAGTTAGCCTTCTTCGTCGTAGTCTTCCTCTACCTCATCTGTCGTCGTTCTATTCAGATTCGCGAGTTGAATGGGATCGATGGCCATTCCTTCCACGTCTGACCATCCAGGATACTCCTCCTCGTGTTTCGTTTCGACAGAAGGTACGGTGGGCGATGGAGAAGGCGCTGCTTCGGCTGGTACTGCTGAGGAATCCCCAGCCTCGTCATTTAAGTCCACGTTAAGATCAAAGTTTCTCACTGGTGCTTCGAGGCTCTGACCGGCTAAAGAAACCTTGGAATCTGCAGTTTCTGACCCGGTGTCCAGCCTTTCCGGGTTCCTCTTCTTCTGTTTCTCGTCTCTCTGATCTGCTGCACCTTCGAGTTTTTCGCATAATGTAGTCTGCTCTCTATCTACTGCCCGACCCCTACCACGACCTCTACCTCTACCCCTACCTCTGCCTCGCCCGCTGCTACTTGATGGCGTTGTCTCGTGCTGCAACTACGAAAGCAATCAGAATTGTACCCAAAATTTTTCATGTgtactatttaaattttaaagcaCAACAGCATCAATTTCTTTACCATATCACTCCGTTTGATGTCATCATCGCTGTAATGATCATCCGCTTCAGCAATCTTCCTGCATAAACATGAACTTAGCGATTAACTAAACTCTGTCAGAAGTCACAAGTTCTATCAACCAAGAACAAGTAGGAATCTCGAGTAACCTTCTTTTAGCAGCAGATCTATCATCACCATCTGAAACGCCTAAATCGGGAACTCTGCTGACTACATCCTTGAGGAAATCGAATACGTTACAAGTTTGTACACATTGTTTCCTGAAGTGTTTAGTATTAGGTTAGACGATTGCAGAAGTCTTTAACATGATTTGATAAACAGAAAGACATAATAGCTGCAACCCATAAAATGTGGAGATATATACTTACAAATGGTATGAATTCAATGTTTTTGCTCCCCTCTTAAGTGTAATGTCATATGTCCGATCACAAAGATCTTGCAAAAACAGTTCCAACGCTTTAGCTGCAAAACAAAAAATGTTATGACAAACCCATACAGCTAAACAAATGTAGGATAAAAGTGATATACGAAGGAAAAACAGAACATGAATCAAATACGTTAGGGTACTTAAAGAGTTAAAGATACATACACACTAGAAGAGGTACAGCATTAGCAATCTTCCCAATATCTTCATCAGCTTGCATAATCTTCTTAATCCGAGCCTACAAGATAGATCACTCAGTAAGGTCACAGGACTAAGAAACTTCTATAACCCAATCATACCAGGGTACCATAAGTTTAAACAATAAGATGTATTCACATACATGACCACATACACCTTTGCATGTTTTAAAGCAAGACAATGGCATAAGCATCATATATCAATTAGTACTCCAATTTTACAATGTCTCGGGCTCTTTATACAATGACACTTCAATGGCAATAGACTGAATCCACCTAAGCAAACAATCCCAACTTCCAAAACTTCTGCATCATTGCGTTTCAGTTTTGACTTCTTTCAAATGAGCTAAATGCAGACTAGTTGAGAATCTAAGCAGTCATTAATTTGGCCAGTTATTGAACTTTCAGCAGAAGTTCCAGTGAAGTTTCAAGTTACAACCAATTGAAATACACATCTACAAGCTATTTCATTACTTCAAAAATGAATGGGAACTCATTATATGGTGTAAGTTAAATCCAAAAAGTATACATGTGGCACATATTCATAGAAAAATCACCAGATACTCATAATACAGTGAAAGTTCAGTCCACACAGTAAATACATGGTGGCCCAGGTTCAAGAACCCACTAAtctaatcagctaacaactatttaccaaacaccccctaagtCTTTGTGTACTCGTTTTCCATATTTGACATTAAAGTCTGATCCATGATAGACAATACTTTCTTTAACAGTTGCATATACAAAATTCAAaagtttcttctttcctttgtaGTAGAAAGCCCATTTCTTTCTCCTTATGTAACTTATGGCTTTCTTCCTCCTTTTCACTTTTTGGACTAATCACTACCATCCCGCTACTCCACTATGACAATAGCTTCTAGAATTCCAATAATTCTAGCTCTCAATTCTCAAATAGATGGAGAGTTCAAGCTACAAGGCATGATTATAACAAATTTTAACAACTTGCAACACGCTATCCTGCTGATTTAGAAGCAATACAAATAACAAGGAAGATTTACAATATTCaagatatattttatattttactttttaaaaattatacatcataCAACAAACATAGCAAGCTTTCAGCATCTCAATGCATAAGAAGCTGACCAGAGTAGTGCCTGGCTGCCTGTCGTCAGGGTTAAAGAGGTAAGAGAACATAAAttatcaattcaaataatacAATACTCTCTGATTAAATTGTTCTCTTTTTGGATACAGAAGCCAATCATTCTAGTCATAGTCAATGTCTTGGGAAGCATGCTCCAGAAGgaaagtgagagaaaaaaaaagtgtgttttttgtgtttttacaACTAAAATGGCCATATGGGACATGTGCTTTAC from Ipomoea triloba cultivar NCNSP0323 chromosome 7, ASM357664v1 encodes:
- the LOC116025361 gene encoding cysteine proteinase inhibitor A-like, whose translation is MALGGVTEAKGWENNLEIEELARFAVTENNKKANSELVFEKVLNVKTQVVAGTIYDITLVASDGGEKKVYEAKIWVKPWENFKELQEFKLVADVPAEAPVKADSKPAGGISSVSV
- the LOC116024568 gene encoding dr1-associated corepressor-like isoform X2, coding for MKKRLDTRFPAARIKKIMQADEDIGKIANAVPLLVSKALELFLQDLCDRTYDITLKRGAKTLNSYHLKQCVQTCNVFDFLKDVVSRVPDLGVSDGDDRSAAKRRKIAEADDHYSDDDIKRSDMHETTPSSSSGRGRGRGRGRGRGRGRAVDREQTTLCEKLEGAADQRDEKQKKRNPERLDTGSETADSKVSLAGQSLEAPVRNFDLNVDLNDEAGDSSAVPAEAAPSPSPTVPSVETKHEEEYPGWSDVEGMAIDPIQLANLNRTTTDEVEEDYDEEG
- the LOC116025362 gene encoding cysteine proteinase inhibitor-like, producing MASIEELARFAIAEQNKKANSNLVFDKVIYDITVVAADGGQKKVYEAKVAVNESQNIKELKEFKLVGNEASKPAAGGISSVSL
- the LOC116024568 gene encoding dr1-associated corepressor-like isoform X1, whose amino-acid sequence is MKKRLDTRFPAARIKKIMQADEDIGKIANAVPLLVSKALELFLQDLCDRTYDITLKRGAKTLNSYHLKQCVQTCNVFDFLKDVVSRVPDLGVSDGDDRSAAKRRKIAEADDHYSDDDIKRSDMLQHETTPSSSSGRGRGRGRGRGRGRGRAVDREQTTLCEKLEGAADQRDEKQKKRNPERLDTGSETADSKVSLAGQSLEAPVRNFDLNVDLNDEAGDSSAVPAEAAPSPSPTVPSVETKHEEEYPGWSDVEGMAIDPIQLANLNRTTTDEVEEDYDEEG